The segment ATGAAGAATTGTGACCTTGCCGTCATTGGTGCCGGCAGCGCGGGTTATGCGGCTGCTCGTACCGCTTCAAAATTAGGCGCAAAAGTCGTGCTCATCGATGGCGCCAAACAGTTAGGCGGCCTTTGCATTCTGCGCGGCTGCATGCCTTCCAAAGCGCTTTTGGAATCCAGCCACCGCTTGCATGAAATACAACGTGCACCAGAATTCGGTCTTCAAGTCCAATCAGCCAAACCCAATTTAACACAAATCCTAAAGCGAAAAAAAAAGTTAATTCAAGAATTTGCCAATTATCGCGCTCAAGAAATTACCCATAATACTTTCACTTTTATTCCTGGCCATGCCAGTTTTTTGGATTCTCAACATCTCCGCATTCAAAACGAAAAAAAAACGCAAACATTAAAATTTAAAAAAGCATTAATCGCTACAGGATCAGTCATTAACACAACGTCTTTTTCTGGCCTCCAAAAAACAGGTTATTTTACCAGTGATGAAGCCCTTGAAATGACGCGTTACCCCAAAACACTAGCAGTTTTAGGAGGCGGAGCGATTGCATTGGAACTTGCACAACATTTTGCCCGACTCGGCACTCAAGTCATAATCATTCAACGCAGCAAACAACTTCTTTCCGACACTGATGATGATCTGGCTCAAGTCTTAGAAAATGTTTTGCTTCGAGAAAACATTACCATTTTCACAAACACCCAACTCTTGCGATTCGAAAAAATCAAAAATAAAAAACAGATCACCTTTCGCCATCACAACCAATTACGAAAAGTTCAAGTCGACGATATTTTCTACGCCTTAGGTCGTCGCCCCAATCTAGACACTCTCAATCTTGAAAAAATTGGCATCCACCTGAACCACGGAAAAATCAAGGTAAACTTGCAGATGCAAACTAAACTACCACATATCTATGCCGCAGGCGATGCCACAGGCATTCATGAAATTGTGCACATTGCTATCGAACAAGGTGAAATTGCCGCTAACAATGCCCTCACAAAAAATAAGCGATCTTGGAATCCTAATTTAAAAATTTTTGGTCTTTTTACCGAGCCCCAACTCGCCACCGTCGGCCATAGCGAAAAAGAACTACAACAAAAAAAAATTAACTATCAAACGGCTCGCTATCCTTTCAATGACCACGGTAAAGCTTTAATCCAAGGCACAACCGACGGCTTCGTCAAACTCATGTGTCACGCCAAAACCGGAAAACTGTTAGGCGCCGCCATCGTTGGTCCGCATGCCACCGATTTGATTCATGAACTGGCAGTTGTTCTTTATTATCATGGCACCGTTCAGGAACTCGCAACCATCCCTCACTACCATCCCACTCTCGCGGAAATAATTACCTATCCCGCAGAAGAATTAGTCGTTAGTATAAAAAAAACGAAAAAGAAAAAAAGATAAAGATTGTGAAACTCTTAACTTATACTCAATCCGCTTACAAAAATTGGAAAAAGCAAATCGACCGCGTGGCCATTCCCAGCAACGCCATTTCACGAACCGTTTTGACTATTTTGCAAGAAGTAGAAAAAAAAGGAGATGCCGCAGTTTTTCATTATACCAAAAAATTTGATAAAATCTCATTAAAAGAAACTCTTTTACGCACGAAACCTCAAACACCTTCCCCCACCATTTTAAATGCTCTCAAACGCGCTAAAAAAAATATCGAACATTTCTCGCATCGTGGCATGCCTAAAACCTGGCAAACCACCAATGCCGAAGGCGCTAAAGTGGGAGAAATTTATCATCCCCTACAACGTGTCGGCATCTACATTCCCGGCGGCACCGCACCACTGGTTTCCACTTCGCTCATGACTATCACCCTCGCTGCCGCTGCCGGTTGTCCTGAGATTGTTGTTGCTACTCCTCCGCCCGTAAATTCCGTTCTTCATTTTGCTATTCGTTTTGCAGGCGCTACAGAAATTCATCAAATAGGCGGCGCACAAGCCATCGGAGCCTTAGCTTTCGGCACAAAAAAAATAAAAAAAGTTCAAAAAATTTTCGGCCCTGGTAATGCCTTTGTCAATGAAGCCAAACGCCAGGTTGTTGGCCACGTCGCCATCGATCAACTTCCTGGCCCCAGTGAAATCATGATCATTGCTGATGAAAGTGCACATCCCGAATTTATTGCTGCCGACCTTCTCGCACAAGCGGAACATGGCGCAGACAGTTCAGCCATTCTTCTGACCCCCTCGATAAAAATAAGAGATGCCACACATCAAGCCATTCAACGACAACTTCAAACTCTTTCTCGAAAAAATATTTTAGCCCAATCCCTTGCCCGCTGCGCTTGCTTGGTGCAAACGCGCAATCTTTCTGAAGCCATGGAAATCGCTAACCTTTACGCTCCAGAACATCTTTCCTTGCAACTCAAATCACCCAAAACATGGATTCTACATCTAAAAAATGCAGGCGCAATATTCCTCGGCTCCTACTCTCCCGTTGTAGCCGGCG is part of the Verrucomicrobiia bacterium genome and harbors:
- the hisD gene encoding histidinol dehydrogenase: MKIVKLLTYTQSAYKNWKKQIDRVAIPSNAISRTVLTILQEVEKKGDAAVFHYTKKFDKISLKETLLRTKPQTPSPTILNALKRAKKNIEHFSHRGMPKTWQTTNAEGAKVGEIYHPLQRVGIYIPGGTAPLVSTSLMTITLAAAAGCPEIVVATPPPVNSVLHFAIRFAGATEIHQIGGAQAIGALAFGTKKIKKVQKIFGPGNAFVNEAKRQVVGHVAIDQLPGPSEIMIIADESAHPEFIAADLLAQAEHGADSSAILLTPSIKIRDATHQAIQRQLQTLSRKNILAQSLARCACLVQTRNLSEAMEIANLYAPEHLSLQLKSPKTWILHLKNAGAIFLGSYSPVVAGDFVAGPSHTLPTGGAGKSFSGLTIDQFFRRTSLIEYSKNSLEKIALTIETLTQLEKLDAHQLSAQIRFRSPKSKR
- a CDS encoding NAD(P)/FAD-dependent oxidoreductase produces the protein MKNCDLAVIGAGSAGYAAARTASKLGAKVVLIDGAKQLGGLCILRGCMPSKALLESSHRLHEIQRAPEFGLQVQSAKPNLTQILKRKKKLIQEFANYRAQEITHNTFTFIPGHASFLDSQHLRIQNEKKTQTLKFKKALIATGSVINTTSFSGLQKTGYFTSDEALEMTRYPKTLAVLGGGAIALELAQHFARLGTQVIIIQRSKQLLSDTDDDLAQVLENVLLRENITIFTNTQLLRFEKIKNKKQITFRHHNQLRKVQVDDIFYALGRRPNLDTLNLEKIGIHLNHGKIKVNLQMQTKLPHIYAAGDATGIHEIVHIAIEQGEIAANNALTKNKRSWNPNLKIFGLFTEPQLATVGHSEKELQQKKINYQTARYPFNDHGKALIQGTTDGFVKLMCHAKTGKLLGAAIVGPHATDLIHELAVVLYYHGTVQELATIPHYHPTLAEIITYPAEELVVSIKKTKKKKR